One Papaver somniferum cultivar HN1 chromosome 10, ASM357369v1, whole genome shotgun sequence genomic window carries:
- the LOC113316822 gene encoding F-box/kelch-repeat protein At3g06240-like — MFYSIDHASILSASSSPSSSGTCKCEGAVLMDDPMKGDVLSADRYHTKMFACNGLLCLNLNGDRTLILWNPYTKESKKIELPSCVLWPAAKGYGFGYDSSINDYKFVYIVWNEVNVYMLGSDLWRRVNTTTTCNFSYDGLHFNGVLHWLGTIVTRERTKLIVAFDLSSETYMNLHFPEETITLHADGNVYFKLQVLGDSLCLVCGLLGRVGRVDVWVIQNYGVRESWIKKFTTTEADITRHPFFLEFHWSFDNGEILVQVQQQFFLYDQENDRVRWLNINATDDNFSCVKSKSDVESLVSLTCNRNLFI; from the coding sequence ATGTTTTATTCCATAGATCATGCATCAATATTATCAGCATCCTCGTCGCCTTCGTCGTCAGGCACATGCAAGTGTGAAGGAGCAGTCTTAATGGATGATCCAATGAAGGGAGATGTTTTAAGTGCTGATCGTTACCACACTAAGATGTTTGCTTGTAATGGATTGCTTTGTTTAAACCTTAATGGGGATCGTACACTGATTCTTTGGAACCCATATACTAAAGAATCTAAGAAAATCGAACTACCAAGCTGTGTGCTTTGGCCAGCTGCTAAAGGTTATGGATTTGGTTACGATAGCAGCATAAATGACTACaagtttgtatatatagtttGGAATGAAGTTAACGTATACATGTTGGGATCAGATTTATGGCGAAGAGTCAATACCACCACCACttgtaatttttcttatgatgGTTTGCATTTTAATGGTGTTCTTCATTGGTTGGGTACTATTGTCACCCGCGAACGGACCAAACTAATAGTGGCTTTTGATTTGAGCAGTGAGACATACATGAATTTGCATTTTCCAGAAGAAACTATAACGCTACATGCAGATGGTAACGTTTACTTCAAGCTCCAAGTGTTGGGAGATTCCCTTTGTTTAGTTTGTGGTCTGCTTGGTCGAGTTGGTCGAGTTGATGTATGGGTCATTCAAAATTATGGAGTCCGAGAATCTTGGATCAAGAAATTTACCACTACGGAGGCAGATATTACTAGGCATCCTTTTTTCTTAGAGTTCCATTGGTCTTTTGATAACGGTGAAATTCTAGTACAGGTTCAGCAACAATTCTTTTTATACGACCAAGAGAATGACAGAGTTAGGTGGCTGAATATCAATGCTACCGACGATAACTTTAGTTGTGTGAAATCGAAGAGTGACGTGGAGAGCTTAGTGTCATTAACTTGTAATCGTAATTTATTCATTTAG
- the LOC113316823 gene encoding uncharacterized protein LOC113316823: protein MAIKPEENQSDQYCTLLQSIFLYSNNNRVLKLRHVSSGDYVTYFGGSGYCCGLLSSATDKYNGNYDVFTFIDWKSVVMLPNLIRIKGDNGNHLKAFQDGFMDYNFEADNSSLFDYEVFPSRNGGIRLKSTHFGTYWMDMDESCWVLLKQASTTVHETNTVFLPTILEGNRIMMRSLKNSYFCNRYNGQDKWSCLATLANYPDKWSSMDIEEPVISRKIDNIVYHLTDARVYNEKTLAFITDDSSNYTEETITSQLNLKTTVINTTNWSNSVTLKVGVKMSYTAGIPSISSGKFEISTEATGSRNWGQTDTESKEVGSVKTVTVKPMSRVKASLMATRLSYDIPFSYTQYDVLMNGTTKVSEKNDGIFTGQNG, encoded by the coding sequence ATGGCCATCAAACCTGAGGAAAATCAGTCCGACCAGTATTGCACGCTTTTGCAGTccatttttttgtattccaataACAACCGTGTCCTTAAGCTCCGCCATGTTAGCTCCGGCGACTATGTTACGTACTTTGGTGGTAGCGGCTATTGTTGCGGTTTATTGTCTTCAGCGACTGACAAATACAACGGCAATTATGATGTGTTCACCTTCATTGACTGGAAATCCGTCGTTATGTTGCCTAACCTTATCAGGATCAAGGGCGACAATGGAAACCACCTTAAGGCCTTCCAAGATGGGTTTATGGACTACAATTTCGAAGCCGATAATTCCTCATTGTTTGACTACGAGGTGTTTCCAAGTCGCAACGGAGGCATCCGCCTAAAGAGTACTCACTTTGGCACCTATTGGATGGACATGGATGAGAGTTGTTGGGTATTGTTAAAGCAGGCTTCCACCACTGTCCATGAAACCAACACTGTATTCTTACCCACGATACTTGAAGGCAACCGCATCATGATGCGATCTTTGAAGAACAGTTATTTTTGCAACAGATACAATGGACAAGATAAATGGAGCTGCCTCGCCACACTTGCTAACTATCCGGACAAGTGGAGCTCCATGGACATTGAGGAGCCCGTTATCTCAAGGAAGATAGATAATATCGTATATCACCTTACGGATGCAAGGGTTTACAATGAGAAAACTCTTGCATTTATCACTGATGATTCGAGCAACTATACTGAAGAGACCATCACGTCACAGTTGAACCTCAAGACTACAGTGATCAATACAACTAATTGGAGTAACAGCGTCACGCTGAAAGTGGGTGTCAAGATGAGTTATACGGCTGGTATCCCAAGCATATCATCGGGTAAGTTTGAAATTTCTACTGAGGCCACTGGATCGCGGAATTGGGGACAAACGGATACAGAAAGCAAAGAGGTGGGATCTGTGAAAACTGTCACTGTGAAACCTATGTCTAGAGTTAAGGCGAGTCTGATGGCAACGCGGCTTTCGTACGACATACCCTTCTCCTACACTCAGTATGACGTCCTAATGAATGGGACTACAAAAGTTTCCGAAAAGAACGATGGCATTTTTACTGGCCAGAATGGCTAG